A single region of the Gossypium arboreum isolate Shixiya-1 chromosome 12, ASM2569848v2, whole genome shotgun sequence genome encodes:
- the LOC108478567 gene encoding aldehyde oxidase GLOX translates to MGFKNPSLFMIFSSLCILYSFLKLSKADPWLLVNQTSPSSNVSGGNWQLLQSSVGVSAMHLQLLPNNKVVIFDRTDFGSSNISLPPGSFCPKTDCTAHSVLYDVVSNTLRPLHVLTDTFCSSGALDPNGTLIQTGGFNEGDHVIRTFAPCSADSVACDWNELNATRLVDRRWYATNQVLPDGRIIILGGRRVFTYEFYPKNDALNNSKSFYLRFLVETRDPEENNLYPFLHLLPDGNLFIFANKKSILFDYKRDIVLKQFPLIPGDDKRNYPSTGSSVMLPLRLSGRWPPVVEVLICGGAPAGAFMKSDKMKVFVEASRTCGRLRVNDANPQWLMEAMPMPRVMSDMILLPTGDMIIINGAANGTAGWEDAVNPVLNPILYSVNGQLSQRFTVLSPSKIPRMYHSTAILLPDGRILVAGGNPHTTYVFTGLYPTELSLEAYNPYYLDAKFNSLRPSIISVESGSTVSYGSRFGVSFSVSLYRQGTVSVALIWPSFTTHSTGMNQRMVVLNTASVAQLSMANFKLVVDGPTNANVAPPGYYMLFVVHSGIPSHAVWVKVM, encoded by the coding sequence ATGGGGTTCAAGAATCCATCTCTTTTCATGATCTTCTCCTCTTTATGCATTCTTTATTCTTTCTTGAAGTTATCTAAAGCTGACCCATGGCTTTTGGTCAACCAAACCTCGCCTTCCTCCAATGTATCAGGGGGTAACTGGCAGCTCTTACAATCAAGCGTAGGCGTCTCCGCCATGCACCTCCAACTCCTACCAAACAACAAAGTTGTCATCTTTGACCGTACGGATTTCGGCTCTTCCAACATTTCATTACCCCCCGGCAGCTTCTGTCCTAAAACCGACTGCACTGCCCACTCTGTCCTTTACGATGTCGTATCCAACACTCTCCGTCCCCTCCACGTCTTAACAGACACCTTTTGCTCTTCCGGTGCCCTCGACCCCAACGGTACCCTTATACAAACCGGCGGATTCAATGAAGGCGACCACGTCATTCGCACCTTCGCCCCATGTAGCGCCGACTCTGTCGCCTGCGACTGGAATGAACTCAACGCTACTCGCCTTGTCGACCGTCGATGGTACGCTACTAACCAAGTTTTACCTGACGGACGAATCATCATTCTTGGCGGTAGAAGGGTCTTTACCTACGAGTTTTACCCTAAAAATGACGCCCTCAACAACAGCAAGAGCTTTTACCTTCGTTTCTTGGTGGAAACTAGGGACCCTGAAGAGAACAATCTTTACCCTTTCTTGCATTTATTGCCAGATGGGAATCTATTCATATTCGCTAACAAAAAATCCATATTGTTTGATTATAAAAGGGACATTGTTCTAAAACAGTTCCCTCTTATTCCTGGAGATGATAAGAGAAACTATCCTAGTACCGGCTCTTCGGTCATGCTTCCATTGAGGCTGTCTGGGAGGTGGCCTCCGGTGGTTGAGGTGCTCATTTGCGGCGGTGCACCCGCGGGGGCATTCATGAAGTCGGATAAGATGAAGGTTTTTGTAGAAGCGTCGAGGACATGTGGCAGGCTGAGAGTGAACGATGCAAATCCGCAATGGCTTATGGAGGCCATGCCCATGCCACGTGTCATGTCTGACATGATACTCTTACCCACGGGTGATATGATCATTATCAACGGCGCTGCTAATGGGACTGCAGGTTGGGAGGATGCTGTAAACCCGGTTCTCAATCCGATTCTGTACTCCGTTAATGGACAACTATCTCAGAGATTTACGGTTTTGTCCCCGTCAAAGATCCCGAGAATGTACCACTCCACAGCAATCCTTCTTCCAGATGGCAGGATATTAGTGGCTGGGGGAAATCCTCATACTACGTATGTATTCACAGGATTATACCCCACCGAGCTGAGTTTGGAGGCTTATAATCCTTACTACTTGGATGCTAAATTCAACTCGTTAAGGCCCTCCATTATATCGGTGGAGTCGGGGAGTACGGTGTCGTATGGCAGTAGATTCGGAGTGTCCTTTTCGGTGTCGCTTTATAGGCAGGGCACGGTTTCCGTAGCGCTGATATGGCCGTCGTTCACGACACACTCGACCGGGATGAACCAACGCATGGTGGTTTTGAACACGGCGAGCGTGGCTCAATTGTCGATGGCCAATTTCAAGCTGGTAGTGGATGGGCCGACCAATGCTAACGTGGCACCTCCGGGTTATTATATGCTGTTCGTGGTCCATTCGGGTATTCCTAGTCACGCAGTTTGGGTGAAGGTGATGTGA
- the LOC108476853 gene encoding protein NRT1/ PTR FAMILY 4.6-like, producing the protein MERGVNLQDTRWEGYADWRNRPALKGRHGGIFAASFVLVVEVLENLAYLANASNLVMYLSKYMHLSPSKSANNVTNFMGTAFLLALLGGFLSDAFFTTYHIYLISAFIEFLGLIILTIQARAPSLKPPKCSPSASSIPCEEVRGGKAAMLFMGLYLVALGIGGIKGSLPTHGAEQFDENTPQGRKQRSTFFNYFVFSLSFGALIAVTFVVWIEDNKGWEWGFAISTIAILLSIPIFLAGSTFYRSKIPFGSPLTTICKVLVAAMLNSSCVSRSPSNAIANLTTSPSYRTQTSKEAEENAKQIEQGGDGIPTKSLKFINRAVENKPAYPALECSVQQVEEVKIVLKILPIFACTIILNCCLAQLSTFSVEQAATMNTKLGSLKIPPASLPVFPVVFIMILAPVYDHFIIPFARRLTKTETGISQLQRIGIGLFLSIIAMAVAALVEIKRKRVALANNSGLLDSNNPLPITIFWIALQYLFLGSADLFTLAGLLEFFFTEAPSSMRSLATSLCWASLAMGYYLSSVIVSIVNNVTEKSGNKPWLSGHTINGYRLDRFYWLVCVLSVLNFMHYLFWAMRYKYRSVGSTK; encoded by the exons ATG GAACGTGGGGTGAACCTACAGGATACCAGATGGGAAGGCTATGCCGATTGGAGGAATCGACCTGCTCTCAAGGGTAGACATGGTGGCATTTTTGCAGCCTCCTTTGTCTTGG TTGTGGAAGTGCTGGAGAACCTGGCGTACTTGGCAAATGCCAGCAACCTAGTGATGTATTTGTCCAAGTACATGCACTTATCTCCATCTAAATCGGCAAACAATGTCACCAATTTCATGGGGACTGCCTTTCTTCTAGCTCTGCTTGGAGGTTTCTTATCTGATGCTTTCTTCACCACTTATCACATCTACTTGATAAGCGCATTCATCGAGTTTCTG GGATTGATCATTCTTACAATACAAGCAAGGGCACCTTCCCTAAAGCCACCCAAATGCAGTCCATCCGCATCCTCCATCCCATGCGAGGAAGTTAGAGGTGGGAAAGCAGCAATGCTGTTCATGGGCCTCTATCTTGTGGCACTTGGCATTGGAGGGATAAAGGGTTCCTTACCAACCCATGGCGCCGAGCAGTTTGATGAGAATACCCCACAGGGAAGGAAGCAAAGATCCACCTTCTTCAACTACTTTGTCTTCAGTCTCTCATTTGGTGCCCTTATTGCCGTCACTTTTGTTGTGTGGATCGAAGACAACAAAGGGTGGGAGTGGGGTTTTGCCATCTCCACCATTGCAATCTTGTTATCAATCCCGATCTTCCTCGCTGGCTCTACGTTTTATAGGAGCAAAATACCCTTTGGCAGCCCTTTGACAACCATTTGCAAG GTCTTGGTTGCCGCTATGCTGAACAGTAGTTGCGTAAGCCGAAGTCCAAGCAATGCCATTGCCAACCTTACCACAAGCCCCTCTTATCGAACCCAAACCAGCAAGGAAGCTGAAGAAAATGCTAAACAAATTGAGCAAGGTGGAGACGGAATCCCAACAAAAAGCCTCAAATTCATCAACAGAGCAGTGGAGAACAAGCCAGCTTACCCAGCACTTGAATGCTCGGTCCAGCAAGTGGAGGAAGTCAAGATTGTTCTGAAAATCCTACCCATATTTGCTTGCACCATTATTCTCAACTGCTGCCTAGCTCAGCTCTCCACATTTTCTGTAGAACAAGCTGCCACCATGAACACTAAGCTTGGTTCATTGAAAATCCCACCAGCTTCCCTACCGGTTTTCCCTGTGGTCTTCATCATGATCCTAGCACCAGTTTACGATCACTTCATCATCCCATTCGCTAGGAGATTAACTAAAACCGAGACCGGCATCTCTCAACTACAACGAATTGGAATTGGTTTATTTCTTTCCATAATAGCCATGGCAGTTGCAGCCCTTGTTGAGATCAAGAGAAAGAGAGTGGCACTGGCAAACAACTCAGGCCTACTTGACTCGAACAACCCATTACCCATTACCATTTTTTGGATTGCTTTGCAGTATTTGTTTTTGGGGTCAGCAGATCTTTTCACCTTGGCAGGCTTACTTGAATTTTTCTTCACAGAGGCGCCATCAAGCATGAGATCCTTGGCTACATCTCTCTGCTGGGCTTCTTTGGCCATGGGGTATTATTTAAGCTCGGTGATTGTATCAATAGTAAATAACGTGACAGAGAAGTCCGGAAACAAGCCTTGGCTCTCTGGTCATACAATAAATGGGTATCGTTTGGACAGATTCTACTGGCTTGTGTGTGTGCTTAGCGTCTTGAATTTCATGCATTACCTGTTCTGGGCCATGCGCTACAAATACAGATCAGTTGGATCTACCAAGTAA